The following are encoded in a window of Roseimaritima ulvae genomic DNA:
- a CDS encoding arginine N-succinyltransferase gives MEIVRAVQLSDLPALLQLIGRATEGLTTLQLDEAQLLERVERSHFAFTRRSESPAGEPYVLVMEDTDNQQIVGTATLYAKTGGYEPFYAFRMQTEVHQSASLPGGRREHTALHLERTYDGPSELGSLFLLRAYRGQGRGRLLSLSRFALLAQRPHRFADRVIAEMRGRCDDAGVSPFWDAVMRPFFGVDFTVADALSTVSKSFIEDLMPRYPLYLELLPAEAQQVVGAVHRETEPAIAMLQTEGFEMTDLIDIFDAGPVVQCPVDQIQAVRRCQRCTLRIERVAPDTPRQIVSSLATGFRAALVPVATQAGIATLEEQAADALQVGDGDTVWTMTTHAAPQEARRT, from the coding sequence ATGGAAATCGTTCGCGCCGTCCAGCTCTCCGACCTGCCGGCGCTGTTGCAGTTGATCGGGCGAGCCACCGAGGGGCTGACCACCCTGCAGCTGGACGAAGCCCAATTGCTCGAGCGGGTCGAACGATCGCACTTCGCTTTTACCCGCCGCAGCGAATCGCCGGCTGGGGAACCGTACGTGCTGGTCATGGAAGACACCGACAATCAGCAGATCGTGGGCACGGCCACGCTGTACGCCAAAACCGGCGGCTACGAACCGTTTTACGCTTTCCGCATGCAAACCGAGGTCCATCAATCGGCCAGTTTGCCCGGCGGACGACGGGAACACACGGCCCTGCATCTGGAACGCACCTACGACGGCCCCAGCGAACTGGGCAGTTTGTTTCTGCTGCGAGCCTATCGCGGGCAAGGGCGGGGCAGGTTGCTATCGCTGTCGCGGTTCGCGCTGCTGGCCCAGCGCCCGCACCGCTTCGCCGATCGCGTCATCGCCGAAATGCGTGGCCGCTGTGATGATGCGGGCGTCAGCCCGTTTTGGGACGCCGTGATGCGGCCGTTCTTTGGCGTCGACTTTACCGTCGCCGACGCCCTCTCGACGGTCTCCAAATCCTTTATCGAAGACCTGATGCCGCGATACCCATTGTATCTGGAACTGTTGCCCGCGGAAGCTCAACAAGTTGTCGGTGCCGTGCATCGGGAAACCGAGCCGGCGATCGCGATGCTTCAAACCGAGGGATTTGAAATGACCGACCTGATCGATATTTTCGATGCCGGCCCCGTGGTGCAGTGCCCGGTGGACCAAATCCAAGCCGTCCGCCGCTGCCAGCGGTGTACGCTGCGGATCGAGCGAGTGGCCCCCGATACCCCTCGTCAAATCGTCAGCTCGCTGGCCACCGGTTTCCGCGCCGCGCTGGTGCCGGTAGCGACTCAAGCAGGCATCGCCACGTTGGAAGAGCAAGCCGCCGACGCCCTGCAGGTTGGCGACGGCGACACGGTCTGGACCATGACCACGCACGCCGCTCCGCAGGAGGCACGACGCACGTAG
- a CDS encoding DUF3656 domain-containing U32 family peptidase yields the protein MPPDAPLPATARPELLAPAGQWDCITAAIENGADAVYFGLDCGFNARARASNFHIDELDRIVATLHRRSVAGYVTVNTLAFAEELPQLEKILRRIAGSGVDAILVQDFGVARLAREICPQLDIHASTQMTLTSAETIAVAEQLGLRRVVLAREMSLKEIRQVRQATEMPLEVFIHGALCVAYSGQCLTSESLGGRSANRGQCAQACRLPYELICDGEDRDLGDVRYLLSPQDLAGYAAIPDLIDAGVCSLKIEGRLKTPEYVANITSHYRDAIDQAMRSREVKLSSQAVDEMELSFSRGFSPGWLNGCDHKMLVPGEDSAKRGILLGMVKRVTNRSVVLDLWRPLSLGDGLGFEGGREDGTQQGGRVFGLQRGGKSVEQATGDDREIEVLFGKGGIDFNQLYVGQRVWKSDDPELNRRLRKSYQNEDPQTRRPIDIEVQAVAGQPLRVTACDAAGRTATAAGETPLEVARNRAASEDTLKEKLGRLGGTPYQLGKLSANIQGGPMVPVSLLNQIRRTLVADLQQQAAAPPPRVVREGVLAEMRAAAEPVEPAVNAAEQPPQLAVMCRNLEQLAAVAEAGIETLYVDFHDVRQYGEAVSIAHANNARLAIGSVRIQKPGEMGLLKVLRRHQPDGILCRNLAAIQFCQDEGFEAIADFSMNIVNDLSARWMRSLGVTRITPSYDLNREQLTDLVDAVPAEWLEIVIHQHMPMFHMEHCVFCSVMSPGTNKTNCGRPCDRHVVQLRDRIGTEHPLHADVACRNTLYNAVPQSAAEATTDLVARGVRQFRIELLEQSPAEAISIVDTYRQLLAGEKSGSNVWQELKALNRVGVTRGTLEAKRNPLAII from the coding sequence ATGCCCCCTGACGCCCCCCTGCCCGCCACCGCTCGCCCCGAACTGCTCGCCCCCGCCGGCCAGTGGGACTGTATCACCGCGGCGATCGAAAACGGAGCCGACGCTGTCTACTTTGGGCTGGACTGCGGTTTTAACGCTCGCGCGCGAGCCAGCAATTTCCACATCGACGAACTCGATCGCATCGTGGCCACCCTGCACCGCCGTTCGGTTGCCGGCTACGTGACGGTCAACACGCTGGCCTTTGCCGAGGAACTGCCGCAGCTGGAGAAAATCCTGCGGCGGATCGCTGGCTCGGGCGTGGATGCGATTTTGGTGCAGGATTTTGGCGTCGCTCGGCTGGCTCGGGAAATCTGTCCCCAGCTGGACATTCACGCTTCCACGCAGATGACGCTGACCAGTGCCGAAACGATCGCCGTGGCCGAACAGCTGGGGCTCCGCCGCGTCGTGTTGGCTCGCGAAATGTCGCTCAAAGAAATCCGGCAGGTTCGCCAAGCCACCGAGATGCCGCTGGAGGTGTTCATCCACGGGGCCCTGTGCGTGGCGTATTCCGGGCAGTGTCTGACTAGCGAATCACTGGGCGGCCGCAGTGCGAACCGCGGCCAGTGCGCTCAGGCTTGCCGCTTGCCTTACGAATTGATTTGCGATGGCGAAGATCGCGACCTGGGCGACGTCCGCTATCTGCTCAGCCCCCAAGACCTGGCCGGCTACGCCGCCATCCCCGACTTGATCGATGCCGGCGTGTGCTCGTTGAAAATCGAAGGACGATTAAAAACACCGGAGTACGTCGCCAACATCACGTCGCATTATCGCGATGCCATCGACCAAGCCATGCGATCGCGTGAAGTAAAGCTGTCGTCGCAGGCGGTGGACGAAATGGAGCTGTCTTTTTCACGCGGTTTTTCGCCCGGATGGCTGAACGGTTGCGATCACAAAATGCTGGTGCCGGGCGAAGATTCGGCAAAACGCGGCATCCTGTTAGGCATGGTCAAACGCGTCACCAATCGATCGGTGGTGCTGGATCTGTGGCGTCCGCTGTCGTTGGGCGATGGGCTGGGGTTCGAAGGCGGTCGCGAAGACGGCACGCAGCAAGGTGGCCGGGTGTTCGGTTTGCAGCGCGGCGGCAAGTCGGTCGAACAGGCGACCGGCGATGATCGCGAGATCGAAGTGCTGTTCGGCAAGGGCGGCATCGATTTCAACCAACTATACGTCGGCCAACGGGTGTGGAAATCGGACGATCCGGAATTGAACCGGCGGCTGCGGAAGTCGTATCAGAACGAAGATCCGCAAACCCGTCGCCCGATCGATATCGAAGTCCAAGCGGTGGCCGGGCAACCGCTGCGAGTGACGGCCTGTGACGCTGCCGGTCGCACCGCCACGGCCGCTGGCGAAACGCCGCTGGAGGTGGCTCGCAATCGAGCGGCCAGCGAAGACACACTGAAAGAAAAACTGGGACGGCTGGGCGGCACGCCGTATCAGCTGGGCAAACTGTCCGCCAACATTCAGGGCGGACCGATGGTGCCGGTCAGTTTGTTGAACCAGATCCGCCGCACGCTGGTCGCCGATCTGCAGCAGCAAGCCGCCGCGCCGCCGCCGCGAGTGGTGCGCGAAGGTGTGCTGGCGGAAATGCGAGCGGCTGCCGAGCCGGTCGAGCCGGCAGTGAATGCAGCGGAGCAGCCGCCGCAGTTGGCCGTGATGTGCCGCAACCTGGAACAACTGGCTGCGGTCGCCGAAGCCGGTATCGAAACCCTATACGTCGACTTCCACGACGTGCGGCAATACGGCGAAGCGGTCAGCATCGCGCATGCAAACAACGCTCGCCTAGCCATCGGTTCGGTGCGGATCCAGAAACCCGGTGAGATGGGGCTGCTAAAAGTCCTGCGACGCCACCAGCCCGATGGCATCCTGTGTCGCAATCTGGCGGCGATTCAATTCTGTCAGGACGAAGGTTTTGAAGCGATCGCCGATTTTTCGATGAACATCGTCAACGATCTGTCGGCGCGATGGATGCGTTCGCTGGGTGTGACCCGGATCACGCCGTCGTACGATTTGAATCGCGAACAGCTGACCGACTTGGTAGACGCCGTGCCGGCGGAGTGGTTGGAGATCGTGATCCATCAGCACATGCCGATGTTCCACATGGAGCATTGTGTGTTTTGTTCGGTGATGTCCCCGGGAACCAACAAGACGAACTGTGGTCGTCCCTGCGACCGGCATGTGGTGCAGCTCCGCGACCGGATCGGCACCGAGCATCCGCTGCACGCCGACGTGGCTTGCCGCAATACGCTGTACAACGCCGTGCCGCAAAGTGCCGCCGAGGCCACGACCGATCTGGTCGCCCGCGGCGTGCGACAGTTCCGCATCGAATTGTTAGAGCAGTCACCCGCCGAAGCGATTTCGATCGTCGACACCTATCGGCAGTTGTTGGCCGGCGAGAAGAGTGGCTCGAACGTGTGGCAAGAATTAAAGGCGCTCAACCGAGTCGGTGTAACGCGCGGCACGCTAGAAGCCAAACGCAATCCGCTGGCGATTATTTGA
- a CDS encoding glycoside hydrolase family protein: protein MNCLRFVLLTILSTFTFTNNQASELTFRLRHTTSVPEAHQAVAVDATSYFAIASRTIARYEKHSDKQLAQWTAPEGSAIRHLNSGIVVDGRLYCANSNWPAKPLKNSVEVFEADTLRHVNSIPFAETAGAINWIERHRGSWWIVFAFYGDAEVRQTKLLRYDDQWNETGTWTFPESVIERFLPNSNSGGAFGPNGRLFVTGHDHAELYALEVPADGGELSHIATVPAPIAGQGIAWDRSDIGTLFGIHRGRRQVVSLRLSHADEYAELKQPVQWIRNPHNPVLPPRPGEFDATRCMNPWVARDGDTYRMFYSGRGPDGKQRMGFAEAGLSDLTDWKRSGPLFETGAPGSFDAQWCVLPNGVQLDDGRWHLYYTGNSGRGAGLSAFPGIGLATSNDGTTWTRHGTDAVLSRSGQHGDPDAVGVAGGSVIRVPQDKGPAQWRFYYTGCPTTGKAHALNQQKTICVAVSDDGITWKKQGAVMLRDPDRDYENIGVAGPVVRLEPDGLFRMWYSAIGSQHGFYSICYAESDDGIHWRRGPQRGDNLQLSPTGNGWEKQMVEYPAIIREGDHLRLFYCGNGYGRTGIGTAVSFNP from the coding sequence ATGAATTGCCTTCGGTTCGTCCTCCTAACGATCCTTTCTACATTTACCTTTACCAACAACCAAGCATCGGAACTCACCTTTCGGTTGCGGCACACGACCTCGGTGCCCGAAGCTCATCAAGCGGTGGCCGTCGACGCGACGTCGTACTTTGCAATCGCCAGTCGCACCATCGCCCGCTACGAGAAACACAGCGACAAACAGCTCGCCCAGTGGACCGCGCCCGAAGGCTCTGCGATTCGCCATCTGAACAGCGGGATTGTCGTCGACGGGCGGTTGTACTGCGCGAATTCCAATTGGCCCGCCAAGCCGCTGAAGAATTCCGTCGAGGTGTTTGAAGCGGATACGCTGCGGCACGTGAACAGCATCCCGTTTGCGGAAACCGCCGGAGCCATCAATTGGATCGAACGCCATCGCGGATCGTGGTGGATCGTGTTTGCGTTCTACGGGGACGCCGAAGTCCGCCAGACCAAACTGCTGCGGTACGACGACCAATGGAACGAGACCGGAACCTGGACGTTTCCCGAATCCGTGATCGAGCGGTTCCTGCCCAACAGCAATTCGGGAGGCGCTTTCGGACCCAATGGGCGTCTGTTCGTCACCGGGCATGACCATGCGGAACTGTATGCCTTAGAGGTTCCCGCCGACGGTGGCGAACTGAGCCACATCGCCACGGTCCCGGCACCGATTGCGGGGCAAGGCATCGCCTGGGATCGCAGCGACATCGGCACCCTGTTTGGCATCCATCGCGGTCGCCGCCAAGTGGTTTCGCTGCGACTGTCGCATGCCGACGAGTATGCCGAACTAAAACAACCCGTGCAGTGGATTCGCAATCCCCACAATCCCGTGCTGCCGCCACGTCCCGGCGAATTCGACGCGACGCGTTGTATGAACCCTTGGGTCGCCCGCGACGGGGACACCTACCGCATGTTCTATTCCGGCCGCGGCCCGGATGGCAAACAGCGGATGGGGTTTGCCGAGGCAGGCTTGAGTGATCTTACGGATTGGAAACGTTCCGGTCCGCTGTTTGAAACCGGAGCTCCGGGCAGCTTTGATGCGCAGTGGTGCGTGCTGCCCAACGGTGTTCAGCTGGATGACGGTCGTTGGCATCTGTATTACACCGGCAACTCGGGCAGGGGAGCGGGGTTGAGTGCGTTTCCCGGCATCGGCTTGGCCACCAGCAACGATGGCACCACTTGGACACGGCACGGCACCGATGCTGTGCTTTCACGAAGCGGCCAACACGGCGACCCCGACGCGGTGGGAGTGGCGGGCGGTTCGGTGATTCGCGTGCCGCAAGACAAGGGACCAGCCCAGTGGCGTTTCTATTACACAGGCTGCCCCACCACCGGCAAAGCACACGCCCTGAATCAACAAAAAACGATCTGCGTGGCGGTCTCCGACGACGGTATCACTTGGAAGAAACAAGGCGCCGTGATGCTGCGTGATCCCGATCGCGACTATGAAAACATCGGCGTCGCGGGCCCGGTTGTGCGTCTGGAACCCGACGGCTTGTTCCGCATGTGGTATTCAGCCATTGGTTCGCAGCACGGGTTTTATTCAATCTGCTACGCCGAGTCCGACGACGGGATTCATTGGCGACGAGGGCCACAGCGGGGCGACAATCTGCAACTATCGCCCACCGGCAACGGCTGGGAGAAGCAGATGGTCGAGTACCCCGCGATCATTCGCGAAGGCGATCACCTGCGGCTGTTCTATTGTGGCAACGGCTACGGCCGCACCGGCATCGGAACCGCAGTGTCGTTTAACCCGTAG
- a CDS encoding SRPBCC family protein gives MHSLASIEIDRPIDEVFAYTNDNVAEWSLTVVESEVIDDLQGVGTRFRCVTEERGRRMDFLGVITVWEPPTKSAISLTGKSFDIEAEYRFDDLNGRTRVTQESTVTGKGFVRIMFFLFGWLMNKQGCDAVRKELQSLKEKLESGHVTIPRS, from the coding sequence ATGCACAGTCTAGCCAGTATCGAAATTGATCGGCCCATCGATGAAGTCTTTGCGTACACCAACGACAACGTCGCGGAGTGGAGTCTGACGGTCGTTGAAAGTGAGGTCATCGACGACCTGCAAGGCGTCGGCACAAGGTTCCGTTGCGTCACCGAAGAGCGAGGACGGCGGATGGATTTTCTCGGGGTCATTACGGTCTGGGAACCTCCCACCAAATCCGCGATTAGCTTGACAGGAAAAAGCTTCGACATCGAGGCCGAGTATCGCTTCGACGATCTAAACGGTCGCACGCGAGTGACTCAGGAATCCACCGTCACGGGCAAGGGCTTCGTCAGAATCATGTTCTTTCTATTCGGCTGGCTCATGAACAAACAGGGCTGTGACGCCGTTAGAAAGGAACTGCAGAGCCTCAAGGAAAAACTCGAAAGCGGTCACGTCACCATTCCACGCAGCTAA
- a CDS encoding methyltransferase domain-containing protein, whose protein sequence is MAPRLYRIEVPANLADRPIPPELGRLLDQSFALTQAFHDRLDSTKVEQFVASDHRLVYQTLQWVAEARLPQGNRFIEWGCGLAVNACVAASLGWDVVAVEAEAALLDEARRIVQLWQQPVELLHGNFLPQHAERLADDPYLPSLGHAAETLYERLDLPLDDFDIIFAYPWPGEEDFFEQVFLKHAASGALLVSFRGPYDIQVHQKR, encoded by the coding sequence GTGGCACCGCGTCTGTATCGCATCGAAGTGCCGGCAAACTTGGCCGATCGTCCGATCCCACCAGAACTCGGGCGATTGCTTGACCAATCGTTCGCACTCACGCAGGCCTTTCACGACCGACTCGACTCGACCAAGGTCGAGCAGTTTGTCGCCAGCGACCACCGCTTGGTCTATCAAACCCTGCAGTGGGTCGCCGAAGCCCGCTTGCCGCAGGGCAACCGTTTTATCGAATGGGGCTGCGGCCTGGCGGTCAACGCCTGCGTGGCCGCCAGCTTGGGCTGGGACGTGGTGGCCGTGGAAGCCGAAGCGGCTTTGCTGGACGAAGCCCGCCGGATCGTCCAGCTGTGGCAACAACCAGTGGAACTGCTGCACGGTAACTTCCTGCCCCAGCACGCCGAACGTCTGGCCGACGATCCCTACCTGCCCTCGCTGGGGCACGCCGCCGAAACCTTGTACGAACGACTCGACCTACCGCTGGACGATTTCGACATCATCTTCGCCTATCCCTGGCCCGGCGAAGAAGACTTTTTCGAACAGGTGTTCTTAAAACACGCCGCCAGCGGAGCCCTATTGGTCAGCTTCCGCGGCCCCTACGACATCCAAGTCCACCAGAAACGCTAA
- a CDS encoding DUF4332 domain-containing protein — MLLERIEIDQLGPLQRVQLGPFSPKLNAILGPAGSGKTTVLRFLREMMQGNQRYASLNDPQRGRVVWAGHDGLWHCVRESDGRFSTELESRSGRPVDRRHAVDPRFVSWSPSVIDGIISSSDQQSITAAIAAAQRAGLDTTLATVHPEQPQITRLQRRVAELDRLLTDLPAESESMQTLESRRAALTAELAEIDRHSAAAREHSDTDAQRRRLLEREADVDHDILRLRDQEVELRRMLAEIDAELQSNADHSFADQTRYAIAETHRRQLEDLDGQLIRWRRTLRDIRQLRSRLETGSYHEDSHNSGAGSGGPYRHEYAPHTEFYRYGSAEADASQTPDSLNSLEARLEATQREIEWLSSRYDLDYRDAPDYSTGGYAGLGTTEIARRLQSLSQQLQRINSRLFASPLADSTPQFVESRSELLSCETEILAAIDHLIRHRHDMLKRIAGQHNVPYEQIVSAFGDWRQCQDHPHLYDWLLSEGCPPKLSDPHAYSTRVARLESDHADYSHELDRVVNRLENSITELRRLRAQRLRLPNRPQPAPLRHREQVLQELDHVRELLSRYEARGRYVREREDCLTQIASLRRPVTRESSLATRASYWLQRLTAGRHRKIHWSPSEQVAGNHALADHSSHSPTAGVSVDGHDTHRLSGEEHYLAALAVRMAAIDELARRGHGVPLLMETPSLLDTYSLRDTYGRAATATGYHDHYTDHAWHASHILPQWLDTVTAFADAGHQTIVLTPSRAISDRIQAIGGSVHHLHSTTRQVVAFRSPITRPQAPIHPVQDINRDLDMAWRETYYASDAEPSIRPFAPPVEVYSAYQPEASARIYDPANEPRGVTNAERREVPASPFFLTADSLVDQAPSVDAVAGARLRGVGVSRIGQLLVADPGRLADALGMNQVDERAVLRWQNEARLMCRVPQLRAFDARVLVGCGITDPKNLAAMHPGELLDKVESFFATDRGRQILRSGSSYELSRITSWIAAANRSVSREGRHGSRSTRVSQSSSRARSSQSRSTRKSRETRRDATDGFDRDGYDAAGFDRSGYDRSGYDRDGYNRNGFSRAGLNRQGYDRHGRRPGSTDNDRSDNRSSSRSSRKQRSRSERRRERAQQECEVRQVETQPRTSRDQDERQPTQRDVVSLESAGSSNTSSDREWRFYLERKSPIVDAPTIGPRTAHKLEKIGLYTVDDLLQADADEVADQLGNRRIDGEEVRNWQRQASLVCRIPMLRGHDAQLLVAAEVFEPEQVAGYDPQSLLGLIDAVVDSSEGKRILRGSAAPDLDEINEWIEYATHHRDLRAA; from the coding sequence ATGTTATTGGAACGGATTGAAATCGATCAGCTGGGACCGCTGCAACGCGTGCAACTGGGCCCATTCTCGCCCAAACTGAACGCCATCCTGGGCCCCGCCGGATCCGGCAAAACCACCGTGCTGCGGTTCCTGCGTGAAATGATGCAGGGCAACCAGCGGTACGCTTCCCTGAACGACCCCCAACGCGGACGCGTCGTGTGGGCCGGCCACGACGGACTGTGGCACTGCGTCCGCGAATCCGACGGACGCTTTTCGACCGAACTGGAATCCCGCAGCGGACGCCCCGTCGATCGCCGGCATGCGGTCGATCCCCGTTTCGTATCCTGGTCGCCCTCGGTTATCGACGGGATTATTTCCAGCAGCGACCAACAATCCATCACCGCGGCAATCGCCGCCGCCCAGCGTGCCGGCTTGGACACCACGCTGGCCACGGTGCATCCCGAACAACCGCAGATCACCCGCTTGCAGCGCCGCGTCGCTGAACTGGATCGTTTGCTGACGGACCTGCCGGCCGAGTCCGAGTCGATGCAGACGCTGGAATCCCGCCGCGCCGCGTTGACCGCCGAACTGGCCGAGATCGATCGACACAGCGCCGCGGCCCGAGAACACAGCGACACCGACGCTCAACGCCGCCGGTTGCTGGAACGCGAAGCCGACGTGGACCACGATATCCTTCGGCTCCGCGACCAAGAAGTCGAATTGCGACGGATGCTGGCCGAAATCGATGCCGAACTGCAGTCCAACGCCGATCACTCGTTCGCCGATCAAACCCGTTACGCGATCGCCGAAACCCATCGTCGCCAACTGGAAGACCTGGACGGCCAACTGATCCGCTGGCGTCGCACGCTGCGGGACATCCGTCAACTGCGCAGCCGTTTGGAAACCGGTTCCTACCACGAGGACTCCCACAACAGCGGCGCAGGCTCCGGCGGCCCCTACCGCCATGAGTACGCTCCGCACACCGAGTTCTATCGCTACGGCAGCGCCGAAGCCGACGCGTCGCAGACGCCCGATTCTCTCAACTCCTTGGAAGCTCGCCTGGAAGCCACTCAACGAGAAATCGAATGGCTGTCCAGTCGCTATGACCTGGACTACCGCGACGCCCCGGACTACAGCACGGGCGGATACGCCGGCCTGGGAACGACGGAAATCGCCCGCCGTTTACAGAGCCTGAGCCAGCAGTTGCAGCGGATTAATTCGCGTCTATTCGCCTCTCCGCTGGCCGACTCCACGCCCCAGTTCGTGGAATCGCGGAGCGAGCTGCTGAGCTGCGAAACGGAAATTTTGGCCGCCATCGATCACTTGATCCGCCATCGCCACGACATGCTGAAACGCATCGCCGGACAGCACAACGTGCCCTACGAGCAGATCGTGTCGGCCTTTGGGGACTGGCGACAATGCCAGGACCATCCCCATCTGTACGATTGGTTGTTGAGCGAAGGCTGTCCGCCCAAGCTGAGCGATCCGCACGCTTATTCGACTCGCGTGGCGCGATTGGAAAGCGATCATGCGGACTACTCCCACGAACTTGATCGCGTCGTCAATCGGCTGGAAAACAGCATCACCGAACTGCGTCGGCTCCGCGCCCAACGACTGCGGTTGCCCAACCGACCGCAACCCGCTCCGCTGCGTCACCGTGAACAAGTCCTGCAGGAACTCGATCACGTTCGCGAACTGCTCAGCCGCTACGAAGCGCGTGGTCGCTATGTGCGGGAACGCGAAGACTGTTTGACGCAGATCGCCTCGCTACGGCGGCCCGTCACGCGGGAATCCTCGCTGGCCACACGCGCCAGTTACTGGCTGCAGCGGTTGACCGCCGGTCGTCACCGGAAAATCCACTGGTCGCCCTCCGAGCAGGTTGCCGGCAATCACGCCTTAGCCGACCACAGCAGCCACTCGCCGACCGCCGGAGTTTCCGTCGATGGTCACGACACTCACCGACTGAGCGGCGAAGAACATTACTTGGCCGCGCTGGCCGTGCGGATGGCTGCCATCGATGAACTGGCTCGCCGCGGGCATGGTGTGCCCCTGCTGATGGAAACGCCCAGCCTGCTGGATACGTACAGCTTGCGGGATACGTACGGCCGCGCTGCCACCGCAACCGGCTATCACGATCACTACACCGATCACGCCTGGCACGCATCCCACATACTCCCACAATGGCTCGACACCGTCACGGCGTTTGCCGACGCCGGACATCAGACCATTGTGTTGACGCCCAGCCGGGCGATCAGTGATCGCATTCAAGCCATCGGCGGATCGGTCCACCATCTGCACTCGACGACGCGACAAGTCGTCGCGTTTCGCTCACCGATCACGCGGCCGCAGGCGCCGATCCATCCCGTTCAAGACATTAATCGCGACTTGGATATGGCTTGGCGAGAAACCTACTACGCCAGCGATGCCGAGCCCTCGATCCGTCCTTTCGCACCGCCCGTGGAAGTCTACTCGGCGTATCAACCGGAAGCCTCCGCCCGGATTTACGATCCTGCCAATGAGCCACGTGGTGTGACCAACGCCGAGCGCCGGGAGGTGCCCGCCAGCCCTTTTTTCTTGACCGCCGACAGCCTCGTCGACCAAGCTCCCTCGGTTGATGCCGTTGCCGGAGCTCGCCTTCGCGGCGTCGGCGTTTCCCGTATCGGACAATTATTGGTTGCCGACCCGGGCCGGTTGGCGGACGCCTTGGGGATGAACCAAGTGGACGAACGGGCCGTCCTGCGATGGCAAAACGAAGCTCGTTTGATGTGCCGTGTGCCGCAATTGCGAGCCTTCGACGCTCGCGTATTGGTGGGCTGTGGGATCACCGACCCCAAAAACCTCGCCGCCATGCATCCGGGCGAACTGCTGGACAAAGTCGAATCGTTTTTTGCCACCGATCGCGGTCGCCAGATTTTGCGGAGCGGCAGCAGTTACGAACTGTCCCGCATCACCAGCTGGATCGCCGCGGCCAATCGTTCGGTGTCTCGCGAAGGCCGCCACGGCAGTCGCTCCACCCGCGTCTCGCAATCCAGCAGCCGCGCCCGCAGCTCGCAGTCCCGCAGCACGCGTAAGAGCCGCGAAACGCGACGCGACGCCACCGATGGTTTTGACCGCGACGGTTACGATGCCGCCGGCTTCGACCGCTCGGGTTACGATCGTTCGGGCTACGACCGCGATGGCTACAACCGCAACGGTTTCAGCCGTGCTGGCCTGAATCGCCAGGGCTATGACCGCCACGGTCGCCGCCCCGGCAGCACCGATAACGACCGCAGCGACAACCGCAGCTCATCGCGTTCCAGCCGCAAACAGCGCTCGCGCAGTGAACGCCGACGCGAACGGGCGCAACAGGAATGCGAGGTCCGGCAAGTCGAAACGCAGCCACGCACGTCGCGAGACCAGGACGAACGACAGCCCACCCAACGCGACGTGGTTTCCCTGGAATCGGCCGGCTCGTCCAACACCAGCAGCGATCGCGAGTGGCGGTTCTACCTGGAACGCAAAAGCCCTATCGTGGATGCTCCCACCATCGGCCCCCGCACGGCGCACAAGCTGGAGAAAATCGGCTTGTACACCGTCGACGACTTGCTGCAAGCCGACGCCGACGAAGTCGCGGATCAACTGGGTAATCGCCGCATCGATGGAGAAGAAGTCCGCAATTGGCAGCGTCAAGCCAGTTTGGTTTGCCGCATCCCCATGCTGCGTGGACATGACGCTCAACTATTGGTCGCCGCTGAGGTCTTTGAACCCGAACAGGTCGCCGGCTACGATCCGCAATCCCTGCTGGGACTGATCGACGCGGTTGTCGATTCCAGCGAAGGCAAGCGGATTCTGCGTGGCTCGGCCGCTCCGGATCTGGACGAGATCAACGAGTGGATCGAATACGCCACACATCATCGCGACCTGCGAGCCGCCTAG